The Micromonospora sp. WMMD961 genome has a segment encoding these proteins:
- a CDS encoding MarR family winged helix-turn-helix transcriptional regulator — protein sequence MAHVSDALRHRQGAAFAELGLTPAAARALHQLDPDHPLPARDLAGQLGCDRSNVTVLVDKLEQAGLVERRTDPADRRQKTLVVTERGRVERNRVTEVMSDSRLLSALSDAELGTLRDLVWKVSDGGFPEPCDPE from the coding sequence ATGGCCCACGTCAGCGACGCCCTGCGGCACCGGCAGGGCGCCGCGTTCGCCGAGTTGGGGCTCACCCCGGCTGCGGCGCGGGCGTTGCACCAGCTGGACCCGGATCACCCGCTGCCGGCCCGTGATCTCGCCGGCCAACTGGGCTGCGACCGGTCGAACGTGACGGTGCTGGTCGACAAGTTGGAGCAGGCCGGGCTGGTCGAACGACGCACCGACCCGGCGGACCGGCGGCAGAAGACGTTGGTGGTGACCGAGCGGGGCCGCGTCGAACGGAACCGGGTGACCGAGGTGATGTCCGACTCCCGACTCCTGTCCGCGCTGAGCGACGCGGAGCTCGGCACCCTGCGTGACCTGGTCTGGAAGGTGTCCGACGGTGGCTTTCCGGAGCCCTGCGATCCGGAGTGA
- a CDS encoding YjbQ family protein, translated as MRSDVITVQTGSRPAVRDITAEAQQFVSGAGDGLLHVFVPHATAGVAIIETGSGSDDDLLTAIDALLPTDNRWRHRHGSAGHGRDHVLPAFVPPYATLPVLAGRLALGTWQSICLVDTNGDNPTRQVRFSFLPG; from the coding sequence ATGCGCAGCGACGTCATCACCGTCCAGACCGGGTCCCGCCCGGCCGTCCGCGACATCACCGCGGAGGCCCAGCAGTTCGTCTCCGGTGCGGGCGACGGCCTGCTGCACGTCTTCGTGCCCCACGCCACCGCCGGTGTGGCGATCATCGAGACCGGTTCGGGGTCCGACGACGACCTGCTGACCGCCATCGACGCGCTGCTGCCCACCGACAACCGCTGGCGGCACCGGCACGGCTCAGCCGGCCACGGCCGCGACCACGTGCTGCCGGCGTTCGTCCCGCCGTACGCCACGCTGCCGGTGCTGGCCGGCCGGCTGGCGCTCGGCACCTGGCAGTCGATCTGCCTCGTCGACACCAACGGCGACAACCCGACCCGTCAGGTCCGCTTCTCCTTCCTCCCCGGCTGA
- the aceE gene encoding pyruvate dehydrogenase (acetyl-transferring), homodimeric type, whose product MATERKRPVISDGLPSQLPDIDPEETSEWVESLDGVIDERGAKRARYVMLRLLERARERQVGVPPLTTTDYINTIPSEREPWFPGDEHVERRIRAYVRWNAAMLVHRAQRPEIGVGGHISTFASSASLYEVGFNHFFRGKNHPGGGDHIFYQGHASPGMYARAFLEGRLSEHQLDGFRQELSHPGGGLPSYPHPRLMPDFWEFPTVSMGLGGLNAIYQARFNRYLQHRGIKDTSQQHVWAFLGDGEMDEPETLGAIGVAAREELDNLTFVINCNLQRLDGPVRGNGKVMQELEAFFRGAGWNVIKVVWGREWDPLLAADTDGALVNLMNTTTDGDYQTYKAESGAYVREHFFGRDARTRKMVDPLSDDEIWNLKRGGHDYRKLYAAYKAATEHTGQPTVILAKTIKGWTLGSHFEGRNATHQMKKLTLEDLKTFRDRLYLDIPDSALEENPYLPPYYNPGEKSDEIQYLKERREQLGGYLPSRRTSTKRLTIPGPERFADVKRGSGKQKVATTMAFVRLLKDIMKDKEFGKRWVPIIPDEARTFGLDSIFPTAKIYSPHGQRYTSVDRELFLSYKESTTGQILHEGINEAGSVASFTAAGSAYATHDEPMIPMYIFYSMFGFQRTADGLWAAADQMARGFLLGATAGRTTLNGEGLQHEDGHSLLIAATNPAVVAYDPAFSFEIAHIMEQGLHRMYGDAQENVFYYLTVYNEPILQPAEPAGVDVEGLLKGIYRYSPAPQVDGPRANVLASGTGMQWALKAQQLLAQDWGVAADVWSVTSWTELRRDAVETEEYNLLNPGAEAKIPYIQQKLADADGPKVAVSDWMRAVPDLIARWVPGDYTSLGTDGFGMSDTRHALRRHFHVDAESIVVATLRQLARSGAVAATVPAEAAKKYAIDDVNAAPVGETGGDS is encoded by the coding sequence GTGGCTACGGAACGCAAGCGCCCGGTGATCAGCGACGGCCTACCGAGCCAGCTTCCGGACATCGACCCTGAAGAGACCAGCGAATGGGTCGAGTCGCTTGACGGTGTCATCGACGAGCGTGGCGCCAAACGCGCCCGGTACGTCATGCTGCGCCTGCTGGAGCGGGCCCGTGAGCGCCAGGTCGGGGTTCCGCCCCTGACCACCACCGACTACATCAACACCATCCCGTCGGAGCGCGAACCGTGGTTCCCGGGTGACGAGCATGTCGAGCGGCGGATCCGGGCGTACGTCCGGTGGAACGCCGCCATGCTGGTGCACCGGGCACAGCGCCCGGAGATCGGCGTCGGTGGGCACATCTCGACCTTCGCCAGCTCGGCGTCGCTCTACGAGGTGGGCTTCAACCACTTCTTCCGGGGCAAGAACCACCCGGGCGGCGGCGACCACATCTTCTACCAGGGTCACGCCTCCCCCGGCATGTACGCGCGGGCGTTCCTGGAGGGGCGGCTCAGCGAGCACCAGCTCGACGGGTTCCGCCAGGAGCTGTCGCACCCCGGCGGTGGGTTGCCGTCGTACCCGCACCCGCGGCTGATGCCGGACTTCTGGGAGTTCCCCACCGTCTCGATGGGTCTCGGCGGTCTGAACGCGATCTACCAGGCCCGGTTCAACCGGTACCTGCAGCACCGGGGCATCAAGGACACCTCGCAGCAGCACGTGTGGGCGTTCCTCGGCGACGGTGAGATGGACGAGCCGGAGACGCTGGGCGCCATCGGCGTGGCCGCCCGCGAGGAGCTGGACAATCTCACCTTTGTGATCAACTGCAACCTGCAGCGGCTGGACGGCCCGGTCCGGGGCAACGGCAAGGTCATGCAGGAGCTGGAGGCGTTCTTCCGGGGCGCCGGCTGGAACGTGATCAAGGTGGTCTGGGGCCGCGAGTGGGACCCGCTGCTCGCCGCGGACACCGACGGCGCATTGGTCAACCTCATGAACACCACGACCGACGGCGACTACCAGACCTACAAGGCGGAGTCGGGCGCGTACGTACGGGAGCACTTCTTCGGGCGCGACGCGCGTACCCGCAAGATGGTGGACCCGCTCAGCGACGACGAGATCTGGAACCTCAAGCGGGGCGGGCACGACTACCGCAAGCTCTACGCGGCCTACAAGGCGGCCACCGAGCACACGGGTCAGCCCACCGTCATCCTGGCGAAGACGATCAAGGGCTGGACGCTCGGCTCGCACTTCGAGGGCCGCAACGCGACCCACCAGATGAAGAAGCTGACGCTGGAGGACCTCAAGACCTTCCGCGACCGGCTCTACCTGGACATCCCGGACTCGGCGCTGGAGGAGAACCCCTACCTGCCGCCGTACTACAACCCGGGTGAGAAGTCCGACGAGATCCAGTACCTGAAGGAGCGGCGCGAGCAGCTCGGCGGCTACCTGCCGTCCCGGCGGACCAGCACCAAGCGGCTGACCATCCCCGGCCCGGAGCGGTTCGCCGACGTCAAGCGCGGCTCGGGCAAGCAGAAGGTGGCCACCACGATGGCCTTCGTCCGCTTGCTCAAGGACATCATGAAGGACAAGGAGTTCGGCAAGCGCTGGGTGCCGATCATCCCGGACGAGGCCCGCACCTTCGGCCTCGACTCGATCTTCCCCACCGCGAAGATCTACTCGCCGCACGGCCAGCGGTACACGTCCGTCGACCGGGAGCTGTTCCTGTCGTACAAGGAGTCGACGACCGGGCAGATCCTGCACGAGGGGATCAACGAGGCCGGTTCGGTGGCCTCGTTCACCGCCGCCGGCTCGGCGTACGCCACCCACGACGAGCCGATGATCCCGATGTACATCTTCTACTCGATGTTCGGGTTCCAGCGGACCGCCGACGGGCTGTGGGCCGCGGCCGACCAGATGGCTCGGGGCTTCCTGCTGGGCGCCACCGCCGGCCGGACCACGCTCAACGGTGAGGGCCTGCAGCACGAGGACGGTCACTCGTTGCTGATCGCCGCCACCAACCCGGCGGTGGTCGCGTACGACCCGGCGTTCTCGTTCGAGATCGCGCACATTATGGAGCAGGGCCTGCACCGGATGTACGGGGACGCGCAGGAGAACGTCTTCTACTACCTGACGGTCTACAACGAGCCGATCCTGCAGCCGGCCGAGCCGGCCGGGGTGGACGTGGAGGGCCTGCTCAAGGGCATCTACCGCTACTCCCCGGCACCGCAGGTGGACGGCCCGAGGGCCAACGTGCTCGCCTCCGGCACCGGCATGCAGTGGGCGCTCAAGGCCCAGCAGCTGCTCGCCCAGGACTGGGGGGTGGCCGCCGACGTGTGGTCGGTGACCTCCTGGACCGAGCTGCGTCGCGACGCGGTGGAGACCGAGGAGTACAACCTCCTCAACCCTGGGGCCGAGGCGAAGATCCCGTACATCCAGCAGAAGCTGGCCGACGCGGACGGCCCGAAGGTCGCTGTCAGCGACTGGATGCGGGCCGTACCGGACCTGATCGCCCGGTGGGTGCCCGGTGACTACACGTCGCTCGGCACCGACGGCTTCGGCATGTCGGACACCCGGCACGCACTGCGCCGGCACTTCCACGTCGACGCAGAGTCGATCGTGGTGGCCACGCTGCGGCAGCTCGCGCGCAGCGGCGCGGTGGCGGCCACCGTGCCGGCCGAGGCCGCGAAGAAGTACGCGATCGACGACGTCAACGCCGCCCCGGTCGGCGAGACCGGCGGCGACAGCTAG
- a CDS encoding SRPBCC domain-containing protein, whose translation MILVERSAHVAAPIEVVWDVVQRAEQLPAWLAGVRAAEVLSGEGFGRRQLVQAGRGSAHEAEVIAYQEPTLIGWRERAKGAGSRAEARTEIYVQLTTDEEEGGTIVRLIVVRWPAGPVKAALLRLGLRRVGADLEDSLARLTDLAAVG comes from the coding sequence ATGATCCTCGTTGAACGCAGTGCGCACGTGGCGGCGCCAATTGAAGTGGTCTGGGATGTCGTCCAGCGGGCCGAGCAGTTGCCGGCCTGGCTGGCGGGGGTCCGCGCGGCCGAAGTGCTCTCGGGAGAGGGCTTCGGCCGGCGACAACTGGTCCAGGCGGGGCGCGGCTCGGCGCACGAGGCCGAGGTGATCGCCTACCAGGAGCCGACGCTGATCGGCTGGCGGGAACGGGCCAAGGGCGCCGGCTCTCGGGCGGAGGCACGCACCGAGATCTACGTCCAGCTCACCACCGACGAGGAGGAGGGCGGGACCATCGTGCGGCTCATCGTGGTCCGCTGGCCGGCCGGCCCGGTCAAGGCGGCCCTGCTGCGCCTCGGACTACGTCGGGTCGGTGCCGACCTGGAGGACTCGCTGGCCCGGCTCACCGACCTGGCCGCCGTCGGCTGA
- a CDS encoding GH1 family beta-glucosidase, whose protein sequence is MSTAPMPQFPTGFRWGVSTSAHQIEGATTAGGRGPSIWDTFARSPGRISDHSTGAVACDHYHRHTEDVALLAGLGVSAYRFSIAWPRVQPTGNGPANTAGLDFYDRLVDELLTVGIDPVATLYHWDLPQPLEDGGGWLDRDTAARFAEYADLTAARLGDRVRLWITLNEPFIHMSMGYGMGVHAPGRMLLFDAFPVAHHQLLGHGLAVAALRAHTANPVAIANNYSPVRVLGDSDADRAAGAAYEALHNRLFTDPLLGRGYPELPGLEPGIVQPGDLDTIAAPIDVLGVNYYNPTGVRAAEEGSPLPFDLVPLDGYPRTAFDWPVAPDGLHELLGWLRDTYGDALPPIEITESGCAYDDAPDADGQVADPERIAYLDGHLRAVRAAIDDGVDVRGYFVWSLLDNWEWAEGFTKRFGLVHVDYGTQTRTPKSSYTWLRDVIAASRPGSAR, encoded by the coding sequence ATGTCGACCGCACCGATGCCCCAGTTCCCCACCGGCTTCCGTTGGGGCGTATCCACCTCGGCCCACCAGATCGAGGGCGCCACCACCGCCGGCGGGCGTGGTCCGTCCATCTGGGACACGTTCGCGCGCTCGCCCGGCCGGATCAGCGACCACAGCACCGGTGCGGTGGCCTGCGACCACTACCACCGGCACACCGAGGACGTCGCGTTGCTGGCCGGGCTGGGAGTCTCCGCCTACCGGTTCTCCATCGCCTGGCCCCGGGTCCAGCCCACCGGCAACGGACCGGCCAACACGGCCGGCCTGGACTTCTACGACCGCCTGGTGGACGAGCTGCTGACCGTCGGCATCGACCCGGTGGCCACCCTCTACCACTGGGACCTGCCCCAACCGCTCGAAGACGGCGGCGGCTGGCTGGACCGAGACACCGCCGCCCGATTCGCCGAGTACGCGGACCTGACCGCCGCCCGGCTCGGCGACCGGGTCCGGCTCTGGATCACCCTGAACGAGCCGTTCATCCACATGAGCATGGGCTACGGGATGGGCGTGCACGCCCCCGGCCGGATGCTGCTCTTCGACGCCTTTCCGGTCGCCCACCACCAACTGCTCGGGCACGGGCTCGCCGTCGCCGCGCTGCGGGCCCACACCGCCAACCCGGTCGCGATCGCCAACAACTACTCCCCGGTGCGGGTGCTCGGCGACAGCGACGCCGACCGGGCCGCCGGTGCCGCGTACGAGGCGCTGCACAACCGGCTCTTCACCGATCCGCTGCTCGGCCGCGGCTACCCGGAGCTGCCCGGCCTCGAACCGGGGATCGTCCAGCCAGGCGACCTCGACACGATCGCCGCACCGATCGACGTGCTGGGGGTCAACTACTACAACCCCACCGGGGTACGCGCTGCCGAGGAGGGCTCGCCCCTGCCGTTCGACCTGGTCCCGCTGGACGGCTACCCCCGTACCGCCTTCGACTGGCCGGTGGCCCCCGACGGGCTGCACGAGCTGCTCGGCTGGCTCCGTGACACCTACGGAGACGCGCTGCCGCCCATCGAGATCACCGAGAGCGGTTGCGCGTACGACGACGCGCCGGACGCGGACGGGCAGGTGGCCGACCCGGAACGGATCGCGTACCTGGACGGGCACCTGCGAGCCGTCCGGGCGGCCATCGACGACGGAGTCGACGTGCGCGGGTACTTCGTCTGGTCGCTGCTGGACAACTGGGAGTGGGCCGAAGGGTTCACCAAACGCTTCGGCCTCGTGCACGTCGACTACGGCACCCAGACCCGTACGCCGAAGTCGTCGTACACCTGGCTGCGGGACGTCATCGCGGCCAGCCGGCCGGGGTCGGCGCGGTGA
- a CDS encoding MFS transporter, producing MTTLDPTPASLPAALAEPTVPVRRGWIGLIFAANLGVWMAFFTPIQVLLPQQIEQIAPGDKENMLAVVTGLGALAAVLANPLAGAFSDRTCLRIAGREFGRRHVWTAGGALLGAAALVLLAQQRTILGVALGWVAAQVCFNAMLASLTAAIPDRVPVTQRGGVSGWVGIPQALGLVLGAVLVTALVTGNAAGYLAIAVAMLLLSLPFALLTPDEPLPRTHRPALRTRALLASMWISPRRHPDFAWAWITRFLVQLGNALGTLYLLYFLTDGVRHPDPEGSLLVLILLYTLGMMLTAVVAGRLSDRSGRRKIYVIASGLIMAVAALLLAVAPVWPMAIVAALLLGAGYGVYLSVDAALITQVLPRATDRAKDLGVINIANSAPQVLGPALSAPLVVYLGGYPTLYAVTAVVTLIGSALVVKIRSVP from the coding sequence GTGACCACCCTCGACCCGACGCCGGCGTCGCTGCCGGCGGCGCTCGCCGAGCCGACGGTGCCGGTGCGGCGCGGCTGGATCGGGCTGATCTTCGCCGCCAACCTCGGCGTCTGGATGGCGTTCTTCACGCCCATCCAGGTGCTACTGCCGCAGCAGATCGAGCAGATCGCGCCCGGCGACAAGGAGAACATGCTGGCCGTGGTCACCGGCCTCGGCGCTCTGGCGGCGGTGCTCGCCAACCCCCTGGCTGGCGCGTTCTCCGACCGGACCTGCCTGCGGATCGCCGGGCGGGAGTTCGGTCGCCGGCACGTCTGGACCGCGGGCGGGGCGCTGCTCGGCGCGGCGGCCCTGGTGCTGCTGGCCCAGCAACGGACCATCCTCGGGGTCGCCCTCGGCTGGGTCGCCGCCCAGGTCTGCTTCAACGCGATGCTGGCAAGCCTCACCGCCGCCATCCCGGACCGGGTGCCGGTGACGCAGCGTGGCGGCGTCTCGGGTTGGGTGGGCATCCCGCAGGCGCTGGGGCTGGTGCTCGGCGCGGTGCTGGTCACCGCCCTGGTCACCGGGAACGCGGCCGGCTACCTGGCCATCGCCGTGGCCATGCTGCTGCTGTCGCTGCCGTTCGCGCTCCTCACCCCCGACGAGCCGCTGCCGCGTACGCATCGGCCGGCGCTGCGCACCCGGGCGCTGCTGGCCTCGATGTGGATCAGCCCGCGCCGGCACCCGGACTTCGCCTGGGCGTGGATCACCCGGTTCCTGGTCCAGCTCGGCAACGCCCTGGGCACCCTCTACCTGCTGTACTTCCTCACCGACGGGGTGCGCCACCCCGACCCAGAGGGCTCGCTGCTGGTGCTGATCCTGCTCTACACGCTCGGCATGATGCTGACCGCGGTGGTCGCCGGCCGGTTGTCGGACCGTTCCGGGCGTCGGAAGATCTACGTGATCGCATCCGGGCTGATCATGGCGGTGGCGGCGCTGCTGCTCGCGGTCGCGCCGGTCTGGCCGATGGCGATCGTCGCGGCGCTGCTGCTCGGCGCGGGCTACGGCGTCTACCTCTCGGTGGACGCCGCGTTGATCACGCAGGTGCTGCCCCGGGCCACCGACCGGGCCAAGGACCTCGGCGTCATCAACATCGCGAACTCGGCTCCGCAGGTGCTCGGGCCGGCGCTCTCCGCCCCGCTCGTGGTGTACCTGGGCGGCTACCCCACGCTCTACGCGGTCACCGCCGTGGTCACCCTGATCGGCAGCGCGTTGGTCGTCAAGATCCGCTCGGTCCCCTGA
- the gltX gene encoding glutamate--tRNA ligase: MTVRVRFAPSPTGMFHVGGARSALQNWIYAKQQGGVFVLRIEDTDAARNKPEWTEGILSALDWIGISRGSYEGPYFQSENAGEHRAAAARLYESGRAYYCDCTREDVQARTGSQYQGYDGYHRDRGLGPGPGHALRFRTPDEGTTVVVDLIRGEPTFENKLIEDFVIARGDGSPVFLLANVVDDMTMGITHVIRAEEHLPNTPKQQLLWEALGVKPPVWAHVPVVVNEKRQKLSKRRDKVALEAYRDEGYLAGAMRNYLMLLGWAPSGDREIVPWSVIEDEFRLDEVNLSSAFFDEKKLRAFNGEYIRALPVAEFVDACQPWLTGTGTIAPPPWQPEEFDADAFAAVAPLAQTRIAVLSEIVPNVDFLFLASPLIDEAAWTKTMKDGSGELLDDAVAAFEALESWDAESLKSTLEAVGAERGLKLGKTQAPVRVAVTGRTVGLPLFESLEVLGRERTLARMRAARLRLV, from the coding sequence GTGACGGTACGTGTGCGCTTCGCCCCCTCCCCGACCGGTATGTTCCACGTCGGCGGCGCCCGCTCGGCGCTGCAGAACTGGATCTACGCCAAGCAGCAGGGCGGGGTGTTCGTGCTGCGTATCGAGGACACCGACGCGGCGCGCAACAAGCCCGAGTGGACCGAGGGCATCCTCTCCGCGCTGGACTGGATCGGCATCTCCCGGGGCAGCTACGAGGGCCCGTACTTCCAGTCGGAGAACGCCGGTGAGCACCGGGCCGCCGCCGCCCGGCTCTACGAGTCGGGCCGCGCCTACTACTGCGACTGCACCCGTGAGGACGTGCAGGCCCGCACCGGCTCGCAGTACCAGGGCTACGACGGCTACCACCGCGACCGTGGCCTCGGCCCAGGCCCGGGGCACGCGCTGCGCTTCCGTACGCCCGACGAGGGCACCACAGTGGTGGTCGACCTGATCCGCGGCGAGCCCACCTTCGAGAACAAGCTCATCGAGGACTTCGTCATCGCCCGGGGTGACGGATCGCCGGTCTTCCTGCTGGCCAACGTCGTCGACGACATGACCATGGGGATCACCCACGTGATCCGGGCCGAGGAGCACCTGCCCAACACCCCCAAGCAGCAGCTGCTCTGGGAAGCCCTCGGCGTCAAGCCGCCGGTCTGGGCGCACGTTCCGGTGGTGGTCAACGAGAAGCGGCAGAAGCTCTCCAAGCGCCGGGACAAGGTCGCCCTGGAGGCGTACCGCGACGAGGGCTACCTCGCCGGAGCGATGCGCAACTACCTGATGCTGCTCGGCTGGGCCCCCTCCGGCGACCGGGAGATCGTTCCCTGGTCGGTGATCGAGGACGAGTTCCGGCTGGACGAGGTCAACCTCTCCTCGGCGTTCTTCGACGAGAAGAAGCTGCGCGCGTTCAACGGCGAGTACATCAGGGCTCTGCCGGTGGCCGAGTTCGTCGACGCCTGCCAGCCGTGGCTGACCGGCACCGGGACCATCGCGCCACCGCCGTGGCAGCCCGAGGAGTTCGACGCCGACGCGTTCGCCGCCGTGGCGCCGCTGGCCCAGACGCGGATCGCGGTGCTCAGCGAGATCGTGCCGAACGTCGACTTCCTCTTCCTCGCATCGCCACTGATCGACGAGGCCGCGTGGACCAAGACGATGAAGGACGGCTCCGGGGAGCTTCTGGACGACGCCGTCGCGGCGTTCGAGGCGCTGGAGTCCTGGGACGCCGAGTCGCTGAAGTCCACGCTGGAGGCGGTCGGCGCCGAGCGGGGGCTCAAGCTCGGCAAGACGCAGGCGCCCGTGCGGGTCGCGGTGACCGGCCGCACCGTGGGTCTGCCGCTGTTCGAGTCGTTGGAGGTGCTCGGCCGCGAGCGCACCCTGGCCCGGATGCGCGCCGCCCGGCTCCGCCTGGTCTGA
- a CDS encoding copper resistance CopC family protein, with protein sequence MAFGVSFLAPPTPAAAHNSLTGSDPRDGARVATAPARIELRFLAKPAPATTKITITGPDNVVAGGPPVFDGSRVRVPFKPAAAGLYIVGYQLASSDGHPVKGEVRFTLTTGTAADPSAPAGGVAPTAGGTAPTAAAAGPTADTSRVATAAVDATPAASPVPAAQEGSQVRGWLWTIVAALLVGALVVGLQRWLRARRR encoded by the coding sequence GTGGCGTTCGGTGTGTCGTTTCTGGCACCGCCGACGCCAGCGGCCGCGCACAACTCGTTGACCGGCAGCGACCCGCGTGACGGTGCCCGAGTGGCGACGGCACCCGCCCGGATCGAGCTGCGGTTCCTCGCCAAGCCGGCACCGGCAACGACGAAGATCACAATAACCGGGCCGGACAATGTGGTCGCTGGCGGCCCACCGGTCTTCGACGGCAGCCGCGTGCGGGTGCCGTTCAAGCCCGCAGCGGCGGGTCTCTACATCGTGGGCTACCAGCTCGCGTCCTCCGACGGGCACCCGGTGAAGGGCGAGGTGCGGTTCACCCTGACCACCGGTACGGCCGCTGACCCGTCCGCGCCCGCCGGCGGCGTCGCCCCGACCGCCGGTGGCACCGCCCCGACGGCCGCGGCGGCGGGTCCGACCGCCGACACTTCCCGGGTCGCCACCGCGGCCGTCGACGCGACCCCGGCGGCCAGCCCGGTGCCGGCCGCGCAGGAGGGCAGCCAGGTACGCGGCTGGTTGTGGACCATCGTGGCGGCTCTGCTGGTGGGCGCACTCGTCGTCGGATTGCAGCGGTGGCTCCGAGCCCGACGCCGCTGA
- a CDS encoding orotate phosphoribosyltransferase, giving the protein MTDVEARAALAREIDATCRLTGTFVLRSGRTADEYFDKYRFEADPRLLDRVAAQLAPLVPTDTEVLAGLELGGIPVVTALGRHTGLPCAFVRKNAKPYGTARLAEGAELVGRRVLVVEDVVTSGGQVVISTGQLRELDARVEHALCVIDRAEGGAQTLAGHGVTLRALFTRADLEAHRVH; this is encoded by the coding sequence ATGACTGATGTGGAAGCTCGGGCCGCGTTGGCCCGTGAGATCGACGCCACCTGCCGGCTGACGGGAACGTTCGTGCTCCGTTCCGGGCGGACCGCCGACGAGTACTTCGACAAGTACCGCTTCGAGGCGGATCCTCGCCTGTTGGACCGGGTGGCCGCCCAGCTGGCACCTCTCGTTCCGACGGACACCGAGGTGCTCGCCGGGTTGGAGCTGGGCGGAATCCCGGTGGTGACCGCGCTCGGCCGGCACACCGGGTTGCCCTGCGCCTTCGTCCGCAAGAACGCCAAGCCGTACGGGACGGCCCGGTTGGCCGAGGGGGCGGAGCTGGTCGGCCGGCGGGTGCTCGTGGTCGAGGACGTGGTCACCTCCGGCGGTCAGGTGGTCATCTCGACCGGCCAGCTACGCGAACTGGATGCCCGGGTGGAGCACGCCCTCTGTGTCATCGACCGGGCCGAGGGCGGTGCGCAGACGCTCGCCGGTCACGGCGTGACGCTGCGGGCGCTCTTCACCCGGGCCGACCTGGAGGCTCACCGGGTCCACTGA
- a CDS encoding histidine kinase, with protein sequence MRPPPWLGSGTRGRDLALAGASLAGGLVLWTLGWQPQIRPHPDVPPALFLPPLLAMCVAVGLRRVAPRTSLTIGTAAVVVDIALGGSLGTILIYTQVLYDACVYGPPRLWRWLLRATVGLSLVGAIVGVVLADQWSGVAIGVLVVLVGLLPVLTGISVRQYRDQAAAERARAEQTARLVELDRRQAVSAERARMARELHDVVANHLSAVAIHATAVLSVPGLDRGQVESALRVIRESSVQGLAEMRQMIEVLREPGPGGGPAPTGDGAALPELVSARLTETDELVERVRAAGLAVRVHTDGAPGPLPVGVDLAAYRIVQESLTNALKHGTGEADLTIAYRPAEVVLTVENPVCRDGAGLPGAGAGLIGMRERATLLAGRFSAGPHDGRWQVRAALPIGEDG encoded by the coding sequence ATGCGTCCGCCACCGTGGCTCGGCTCCGGCACCCGCGGCCGGGATCTGGCGCTGGCCGGGGCGTCGCTGGCCGGGGGCCTGGTGCTGTGGACCCTCGGCTGGCAACCGCAGATCCGTCCGCACCCGGACGTGCCGCCCGCCCTGTTTCTTCCACCGCTGCTGGCGATGTGCGTCGCCGTGGGCCTGCGCCGAGTCGCTCCGCGCACCAGCCTGACCATCGGCACCGCGGCAGTGGTGGTGGACATCGCGCTCGGCGGATCGCTGGGGACGATCCTGATCTACACCCAGGTGCTCTACGACGCCTGCGTCTACGGCCCGCCACGGCTGTGGCGGTGGCTGCTGCGGGCGACCGTCGGGCTGAGTCTGGTCGGTGCGATCGTCGGCGTGGTCCTCGCCGACCAGTGGAGCGGGGTGGCCATCGGGGTGCTGGTGGTGCTCGTCGGCCTGCTGCCGGTCCTGACCGGGATCAGCGTGCGGCAGTACCGCGACCAGGCTGCCGCCGAACGCGCCCGGGCCGAACAGACCGCACGGCTGGTCGAGTTGGATCGGCGGCAGGCGGTGAGCGCGGAGCGGGCCCGGATGGCCCGAGAGCTGCACGACGTGGTCGCCAACCACCTCAGCGCGGTGGCGATCCACGCCACCGCCGTGCTGTCCGTGCCCGGGCTGGACCGCGGCCAGGTCGAGTCGGCGTTGCGGGTGATCCGGGAGAGCAGCGTGCAGGGCCTGGCCGAGATGCGTCAGATGATCGAGGTGCTACGCGAACCGGGGCCCGGGGGCGGGCCCGCCCCGACGGGCGACGGCGCAGCCCTGCCGGAGCTGGTCAGCGCGCGGCTCACCGAGACCGACGAGCTGGTCGAGCGGGTGCGGGCCGCCGGCCTCGCGGTCCGGGTGCACACCGACGGCGCACCGGGGCCGCTGCCGGTGGGGGTGGACCTCGCCGCGTACCGGATCGTGCAGGAGTCGCTGACCAACGCGCTCAAGCACGGTACGGGTGAGGCGGACCTCACGATCGCGTACCGGCCGGCGGAGGTGGTGCTGACGGTGGAAAACCCGGTGTGCCGGGACGGGGCCGGGCTACCCGGCGCCGGCGCCGGGCTGATCGGGATGCGGGAGCGCGCCACCCTGCTGGCCGGTCGGTTCAGCGCCGGACCGCACGACGGCCGCTGGCAGGTACGCGCCGCGCTGCCCATCGGGGAGGACGGGTGA